From the Deinococcus radiophilus genome, one window contains:
- a CDS encoding DNA topoisomerase IB translates to MPSRTEALQDEYLRRTGNEPGKFRYFWPDGKRYTDKAGIARIAALAVPPGYQDVYVSPDADAELQAFGRDAAGRLQYRYHADFVQGRALKKWQRLSRFAGTLADLRSLTTADLRRAELPPRKVLALMTRLLHIAHFRVGSDTYARANKTYGLSTLRKRHVSVEGSTVTFNFKGKHGIQQSKAVVDRTIAGNIEKLLELPGQHLFQTVDEGTKRRIKAAELNAYLREQIGPFTAKDFRTWGGTLLAAEFLAEYGAVEGDKATKKVLLECVRTVADDLGNTPAVTREHYICPVIFDRYLEGKVLDDYEPRAGRVPAALEGLTRSEQALGRMLDSEQSVRARRRRA, encoded by the coding sequence ATGCCCAGCCGCACCGAAGCCCTGCAAGACGAATACCTGCGCCGCACCGGCAATGAACCGGGCAAGTTCCGTTATTTCTGGCCTGACGGAAAACGTTATACCGACAAAGCAGGCATCGCCCGCATCGCCGCGCTGGCGGTGCCGCCGGGCTATCAGGACGTCTACGTCTCCCCCGATGCCGACGCCGAGTTGCAGGCGTTTGGGCGTGATGCGGCGGGGCGGCTACAGTACCGTTACCACGCCGATTTCGTGCAGGGGCGGGCGCTGAAAAAGTGGCAGCGGCTCTCGCGTTTCGCAGGCACGCTGGCCGATCTGCGCTCCCTGACCACGGCAGACCTGCGCCGCGCCGAGCTGCCGCCGCGTAAAGTGCTGGCCCTGATGACCCGCCTGCTGCACATCGCCCACTTCCGGGTGGGCAGCGACACCTACGCGCGCGCCAACAAGACCTATGGCCTCAGCACTCTGCGCAAGCGCCACGTGAGCGTAGAAGGCAGCACCGTGACTTTCAATTTCAAGGGCAAACACGGCATTCAGCAGAGCAAGGCGGTGGTGGACCGGACCATTGCGGGCAACATCGAAAAGCTGCTGGAGTTGCCGGGCCAGCACCTGTTCCAGACGGTGGATGAGGGCACCAAGCGCCGCATCAAGGCGGCCGAGCTGAACGCCTACCTGCGCGAGCAGATCGGACCCTTTACCGCCAAGGACTTCCGGACCTGGGGCGGCACCCTGCTGGCCGCCGAATTCCTGGCGGAATACGGGGCGGTGGAGGGCGACAAGGCCACCAAAAAAGTGCTGCTGGAATGTGTCCGGACAGTGGCCGACGACCTGGGCAACACGCCCGCCGTGACCCGCGAGCATTACATCTGCCCGGTGATTTTTGACCGTTACCTGGAAGGCAAGGTGCTGGACGATTATGAGCCGCGTGCCGGGCGCGTGCCCGCCGCCCTTGAGGGCCTGACCCGCTCCGAGCAGGCCCTGGGGCGGATGCTGGATTCCGAGCAGAGCGTCCGCGCCCGTCGCCGCAGGGCGTAG
- a CDS encoding phosphatase PAP2 family protein: MTVDATTFTPLATEPLWLAITNLGRDEVFIAVLTLYTWLVNPQRARQLGIVFALSYLVNSALKYGFDVARPFAAAGQASTAAQATAGGPSFPSGHAQMSSTLWAGMAAQLRHPYFWGVAVLMLGLIAYSRLALGVHYPADVLVGLVLGLGFAALAGTQRWHLPADQVWRWGVPAALLLASLLLPNWTPRELPASLGILAGFWALRLNYTPPRDWAGRLAVALIGLALVLGLYLALSLLLPASLKALSGMTALRYAVLVLFAGGAVPKLLRRWLPERQAMPHPHPEPLPATTH; the protein is encoded by the coding sequence ATGACCGTGGACGCCACGACATTTACCCCCCTCGCCACCGAACCGCTCTGGCTGGCCATCACCAATCTGGGCCGCGACGAGGTCTTTATCGCCGTACTGACCCTCTATACCTGGCTGGTGAACCCGCAGCGGGCGCGGCAGCTGGGCATCGTGTTCGCGCTGTCCTACCTGGTCAACAGCGCCCTGAAATACGGGTTTGATGTGGCGCGGCCTTTCGCGGCTGCTGGGCAGGCCAGCACAGCAGCCCAAGCGACAGCGGGCGGCCCCAGCTTTCCCAGTGGCCACGCTCAGATGAGCAGCACCCTCTGGGCGGGCATGGCGGCCCAGCTGCGCCATCCCTACTTCTGGGGGGTGGCTGTCCTTATGCTAGGGCTGATCGCCTACTCACGTCTGGCACTGGGAGTCCACTATCCCGCCGACGTGCTGGTCGGACTGGTTCTGGGTCTGGGCTTTGCCGCACTGGCTGGGACCCAGCGCTGGCATCTTCCGGCAGATCAGGTCTGGCGCTGGGGCGTGCCAGCGGCACTGCTGCTGGCCAGCCTGCTGCTCCCCAACTGGACTCCCCGTGAGCTGCCCGCCAGCCTGGGTATCCTGGCTGGCTTCTGGGCCCTGCGCCTGAACTACACTCCGCCGCGTGACTGGGCGGGACGGTTGGCGGTGGCGCTCATCGGACTGGCCCTGGTGCTGGGCCTGTACCTTGCGCTGTCCTTGCTGTTGCCCGCCAGCCTGAAAGCCCTGAGTGGCATGACCGCCCTACGCTACGCCGTGCTGGTCCTGTTCGCAGGTGGCGCGGTGCCCAAACTGCTCCGCCGCTGGCTGCCCGAGCGCCAAGCTATGCCCCACCCTCACCCTGAGCCTTTGCCAGCCACGACACACTAA
- a CDS encoding putative bifunctional diguanylate cyclase/phosphodiesterase translates to MSVLPPAEDILSTTLEAEGPEWQSGWITSLTQGSLTILAATVSIWFLETGDAWDVTYDRALNLIMIAGLVLTILMTQTDWRQKQNIIELFLRGSVVWLLVQLGLLLFTLQPIQTVQRELTETLIWFPTVLVWTLLATGSLRSLQPVLYATLIGLMVVMVLGGSYWTYHLGWNNSLVANLLQLLISSLTAFLMLRFSLQRLERLKFAQGERQALAALAYRDLLTELPNRLALERELSDMTRPGATPFSLLVIDVDSFKVINDTLGHAAGDQVLRGVAQALMRGEQRGARAFRISGDEFVVLAPGFGTEHAEALARSFQRDLTEHPDQDVGVRVGLSVGISRFPDDGQTPQALLRHADSAMYSVKRSGRGRVKAYREDQDLQTERFQQLARVLGQSRQPGEEGFYLKYQPIFNLLTGKIAKVEALLRWQHAEMGLIVPQEFIRVAEQTGQLPHLGLWALERACREALAWPITLSVNVSATQLCQPDFAVDVASILSRTGFPSERLELELTETAQLYENDRVQVNLSELCSQGVSLSIDDFGAGYSNLARLRSMQLTGIKLDRSLIQDLPAEDEFSHLVSEAVLDLSYLYSLDLTAEGLETQEHVDAVCAMGFELGQGFALSRPLSAEALTDQLRANAATQPRNLCAGNFGADTASEPLPAPLRAVISRGAASRLPEKR, encoded by the coding sequence ATGTCAGTGCTGCCCCCTGCCGAAGACATACTGTCTACCACTCTGGAAGCTGAAGGGCCGGAGTGGCAATCCGGCTGGATCACATCGCTGACTCAGGGCAGCCTGACCATTCTCGCTGCCACCGTGAGCATTTGGTTTCTGGAAACGGGTGATGCCTGGGATGTCACGTATGACCGCGCACTCAACCTGATCATGATCGCTGGGCTGGTGCTTACCATTTTGATGACCCAAACCGATTGGCGGCAGAAACAGAACATCATCGAATTGTTCTTACGTGGGTCGGTGGTGTGGCTGTTGGTGCAACTGGGGCTACTGCTGTTCACCCTGCAACCGATACAGACGGTGCAGCGCGAACTGACCGAAACGCTGATCTGGTTCCCAACCGTCTTAGTCTGGACACTTCTTGCCACCGGCAGCCTGCGTAGCCTTCAACCTGTGCTGTACGCCACCCTGATTGGCCTGATGGTTGTCATGGTACTAGGAGGCAGTTACTGGACCTACCATCTGGGCTGGAACAACAGCCTGGTCGCCAATCTGCTGCAACTCCTGATTTCATCCCTCACGGCTTTTCTCATGTTGCGCTTCTCACTACAGCGCCTAGAGCGGCTGAAGTTCGCCCAGGGTGAGCGGCAAGCGCTCGCAGCGCTCGCCTACCGTGACCTCCTGACCGAGTTGCCCAACCGCCTGGCCCTGGAACGCGAATTATCGGACATGACCCGGCCTGGAGCCACGCCCTTTTCTCTGCTGGTGATTGACGTGGATTCCTTCAAGGTCATCAATGACACGCTGGGCCACGCGGCAGGTGATCAGGTACTGCGTGGGGTGGCGCAAGCACTGATGCGCGGCGAGCAGCGGGGAGCGCGCGCTTTCCGGATCAGCGGCGACGAATTCGTGGTGCTGGCCCCAGGCTTCGGCACCGAGCATGCTGAAGCCCTGGCCCGCAGCTTTCAGCGCGACCTGACCGAGCATCCCGATCAGGATGTAGGTGTGCGGGTGGGCCTGAGCGTGGGCATCAGCCGCTTTCCGGACGACGGCCAGACGCCACAGGCCTTGCTGCGGCACGCCGACAGCGCCATGTATTCGGTCAAGCGCAGTGGCCGGGGGCGCGTGAAGGCTTACCGCGAAGATCAGGACCTGCAGACCGAGCGTTTCCAGCAGTTGGCCCGCGTCCTGGGTCAGAGCCGCCAACCGGGCGAAGAAGGCTTTTATCTGAAGTATCAGCCCATCTTCAACCTGCTGACTGGGAAAATCGCCAAAGTGGAAGCCCTACTGCGCTGGCAGCACGCCGAAATGGGCCTCATAGTGCCCCAGGAGTTCATCCGTGTGGCCGAGCAAACGGGTCAGCTCCCGCACCTGGGGCTGTGGGCACTTGAGCGGGCCTGCCGCGAGGCACTCGCCTGGCCCATTACCCTCAGTGTGAATGTCAGCGCCACCCAACTGTGCCAGCCGGACTTTGCGGTAGATGTGGCCAGTATATTGAGCCGTACAGGTTTTCCTTCCGAACGCCTGGAGCTGGAATTGACCGAAACCGCCCAGCTGTACGAAAACGACCGCGTACAGGTCAACTTGTCTGAACTGTGTAGCCAGGGTGTGAGCCTGAGCATCGACGATTTCGGAGCTGGCTACTCGAATCTGGCGCGGCTGCGGTCCATGCAGCTGACCGGTATCAAGCTGGACCGCTCGCTGATTCAGGATCTACCCGCCGAGGACGAGTTCTCGCATCTGGTGTCCGAGGCGGTGCTGGACCTGAGTTACCTGTACAGCCTGGACCTGACTGCTGAGGGCCTGGAAACCCAAGAGCATGTGGACGCCGTGTGCGCCATGGGCTTTGAGCTGGGGCAAGGGTTTGCCCTCAGCCGCCCCCTGTCGGCTGAAGCCCTCACCGACCAGCTGCGAGCAAATGCCGCAACCCAACCCAGAAACTTATGTGCGGGCAACTTTGGAGCTGACACAGCATCCGAGCCGCTGCCAGCCCCTCTCCGGGCCGTGATCTCTAGGGGCGCTGCATCACGCCTGCCAGAAAAGCGCTGA
- a CDS encoding response regulator: MSAVSPRPITLLLADDHPVVRKGTRELLEAEPGLQVLGEAGSGTEAVALAATLSPDLIVMDLSMPDMTGVEATRQIKAAQGRVSVLVLSSYDDDAYVFAALEAGAAGYLLKEASEEELIRAVRAVAAGESVLAPSIARRVMARFSADAPAEMDLTEDLSPRELEVLRAAAAGGSNKEIARTLGISPRTVQVHLGNVFSKLNVGSRTEAVLAGIRRGWIDPQGL; this comes from the coding sequence ATGTCCGCTGTTTCCCCCCGGCCCATCACACTGCTGCTGGCCGACGATCATCCCGTGGTCCGCAAAGGCACCCGTGAACTGCTGGAAGCCGAACCCGGTCTGCAGGTGCTGGGCGAAGCAGGCAGCGGCACCGAGGCCGTGGCCCTGGCCGCCACACTGTCCCCCGACCTGATTGTGATGGACCTGTCCATGCCGGATATGACGGGTGTAGAAGCCACCCGGCAGATCAAAGCCGCGCAGGGCCGAGTCTCCGTGCTGGTCCTGAGCAGCTACGACGATGACGCATATGTCTTCGCTGCACTAGAAGCTGGAGCCGCCGGCTACCTGCTCAAGGAAGCCTCTGAGGAAGAACTGATCCGGGCGGTGCGGGCTGTGGCTGCTGGAGAAAGCGTACTGGCCCCCAGCATTGCCCGGCGGGTGATGGCCCGCTTTAGTGCCGATGCCCCCGCCGAAATGGACCTCACCGAAGACCTCAGCCCGCGTGAACTGGAAGTGCTGCGGGCCGCTGCAGCGGGTGGCAGTAACAAGGAGATTGCTCGCACCCTGGGCATCTCGCCACGCACGGTCCAGGTGCACTTGGGCAACGTCTTTTCCAAGCTGAATGTTGGCAGCCGAACCGAGGCTGTCCTGGCCGGCATCCGGCGCGGCTGGATTGACCCGCAGGGGCTGTAG
- a CDS encoding GAF domain-containing protein encodes MTQALPPDLLSQTSANEFAGVLAAWACEWAAAHGAGVWTEGPAGLERRAELGHGLTLSSQQQVRRTLSEPQHEGLVCTLPFGQRPYAFGVLEIVAGREGLAQEWPALAQTLGLALEAALAREQQAGQGRVAAAVDLLVRRMDGSLEHGQILAAVAEVAAQALGFGRAFAGLLTPSPAATEPGQLNRGHLSEIWSTGFVGSGPQHMGVGPVSYAALMERGEVITYRATHDEGTPLGRGLSDLAPQVALIAPLRVRGQPLGVLYADSDRPEALRNGDAALLLELAEQAGLALGSAHRFAEATRQQRSESVLRELGQALSGKLHLADTLAELLQRCAALLGADAAALYTADPGGRTLSIHSALNLPSDWVLRVRVRPGSGVTGRAFAEGQRCECHDFPASGMPAASRHTRALLAAGTYPFRGVLGLPLTTRQGPFGVLTLYFTAPLTLDSADLQLADALAVQGGLAIDNALLFGEGQEREREAGALLGISGRLEHGLTRHDLTQVLRMMVETLGAGRGLLHIAGTATVGVGFPSALPDELDTLTGQLGRGPRPLPPRWVMAGAGSALLAPLRHGADVLGWLYADDPGTDPPPQATLRLSRRLCEHLADRLSRQQLAVALARSEASYRQLAESSHDAILTTDPLGRILYANPAARTLLTGERGGTLPPDASLLTWAADADQQALWQGLAAQVRGPAGSKSPIRTEVTVGEQRLEVQLGLLSGGTGGLLIMARDLSEHYRLLGQISQRGQELEAVALRRDELRTFLSLYTQAQEEERRRISRELHDETAQLLVAARRKLLRLEKQAPQAAPDITALADELSEIAAGVRRFARHLRPSVLDDLGLLPALEWLCAQARTPARLEVSGDEIRLSSVQEVTLFRLVGEALTNVDKHAGAASAAVRVTFSAQGIHTTVSDDGQGFDPAAAQALSAQGHLGLLGLRERAALAGGTLEVESLAGYGTQVRIWLPL; translated from the coding sequence TTGACACAGGCCTTACCACCAGACCTCCTCTCCCAGACCTCGGCCAATGAATTTGCGGGGGTGCTGGCAGCATGGGCCTGCGAATGGGCTGCCGCGCATGGTGCTGGGGTGTGGACCGAAGGCCCCGCGGGGCTGGAACGCCGCGCCGAGCTAGGTCACGGCCTGACCCTCTCCAGTCAGCAACAGGTGCGCCGCACCCTGAGCGAACCACAACATGAGGGGCTGGTCTGCACCCTACCGTTCGGGCAACGGCCCTACGCGTTCGGCGTCTTGGAGATCGTGGCGGGCAGAGAGGGTCTGGCACAGGAGTGGCCCGCTCTGGCACAGACACTGGGACTGGCCCTGGAAGCGGCCCTGGCCCGCGAACAGCAGGCGGGCCAGGGCCGGGTGGCCGCAGCGGTAGACCTGCTGGTCCGGCGCATGGACGGCAGTCTGGAACATGGTCAGATTCTGGCGGCTGTAGCAGAGGTGGCGGCGCAGGCCCTGGGTTTCGGGCGAGCGTTCGCTGGCTTGCTGACTCCGTCCCCAGCGGCCACAGAGCCAGGCCAACTGAACCGGGGGCACCTGAGCGAAATCTGGAGCACGGGCTTTGTAGGCAGCGGTCCGCAGCACATGGGCGTGGGTCCAGTGTCCTACGCTGCTCTGATGGAGCGCGGCGAGGTCATCACCTACCGCGCCACCCACGACGAAGGCACGCCGCTGGGCCGGGGGCTGTCGGACCTGGCCCCGCAGGTGGCATTGATCGCGCCTCTGCGGGTGCGCGGCCAACCACTGGGCGTGCTGTACGCCGACTCGGACCGTCCCGAAGCGCTGAGGAATGGTGACGCGGCCCTTTTGCTGGAACTGGCCGAGCAGGCCGGATTGGCCCTGGGCAGTGCTCACCGCTTTGCCGAAGCCACCCGCCAGCAACGCAGCGAAAGCGTCCTACGTGAATTGGGACAGGCCCTTTCAGGCAAACTGCACCTGGCCGATACGCTGGCCGAATTGCTCCAGCGCTGCGCAGCGCTACTGGGTGCGGATGCCGCCGCGCTGTATACCGCTGACCCAGGCGGGCGAACCCTCAGTATTCACTCGGCGCTGAATCTGCCGAGTGACTGGGTCTTGCGGGTGCGGGTGCGGCCCGGCAGCGGTGTCACGGGCCGCGCCTTTGCCGAGGGTCAGCGGTGCGAGTGCCACGACTTTCCAGCTTCAGGTATGCCCGCTGCCAGTCGGCATACCCGCGCGCTGCTGGCCGCGGGAACCTATCCTTTTCGCGGTGTGCTGGGCCTTCCGCTGACCACCCGCCAAGGTCCATTTGGTGTGTTGACGCTGTATTTCACGGCACCGCTGACCCTGGACAGTGCCGACCTCCAACTGGCTGATGCACTGGCGGTACAAGGCGGACTGGCGATAGACAACGCCCTGCTGTTCGGTGAAGGCCAGGAGCGGGAACGCGAGGCTGGAGCACTGCTGGGCATTTCGGGGCGGCTAGAACACGGCCTGACCCGCCACGATCTGACCCAGGTGCTCCGCATGATGGTCGAAACACTGGGAGCTGGGCGCGGCCTGCTGCACATAGCGGGCACAGCCACCGTCGGCGTGGGCTTTCCCTCTGCCCTGCCAGATGAGTTGGACACCCTGACCGGTCAGTTGGGCCGGGGCCCCCGCCCGCTGCCGCCCCGCTGGGTGATGGCCGGGGCCGGCAGTGCCTTGCTGGCTCCGTTGCGTCACGGTGCAGACGTGCTGGGCTGGCTGTATGCCGATGATCCGGGAACAGACCCTCCACCTCAGGCCACCTTGCGACTCTCCCGACGGCTGTGCGAACACCTGGCCGACCGTCTCAGCCGCCAGCAGTTGGCTGTAGCGCTGGCCCGCTCGGAGGCGAGCTACCGTCAGCTGGCCGAAAGCAGCCACGACGCGATCCTGACCACCGACCCGCTGGGCCGGATCCTGTATGCCAACCCCGCGGCCCGCACCCTTTTGACCGGAGAACGGGGCGGAACCCTTCCGCCAGACGCTTCACTGCTCACCTGGGCTGCCGATGCCGATCAGCAAGCACTCTGGCAGGGATTGGCCGCTCAGGTCCGTGGACCGGCAGGCAGCAAATCTCCCATTCGCACCGAGGTTACGGTAGGTGAGCAGCGCCTGGAAGTGCAACTGGGGCTGCTCTCTGGGGGCACGGGCGGTCTGCTGATCATGGCCCGTGACCTCAGCGAGCACTACCGCCTGCTGGGGCAGATCAGCCAGCGCGGGCAGGAGCTGGAAGCGGTGGCCCTGCGGCGCGACGAGCTGCGGACCTTTCTCAGCCTATATACCCAGGCCCAGGAAGAAGAGCGCCGCCGTATTTCCCGCGAGCTGCACGATGAGACAGCGCAGCTGCTGGTGGCCGCCCGCCGTAAGCTGCTGCGTCTGGAGAAACAGGCTCCTCAGGCCGCACCGGATATCACAGCTCTGGCCGATGAACTGAGCGAGATTGCGGCCGGTGTACGCCGCTTTGCCCGGCACCTGCGGCCCAGTGTGCTGGATGACCTGGGCTTGCTGCCAGCACTGGAATGGCTCTGTGCCCAGGCGCGGACTCCAGCGCGACTGGAGGTCAGTGGCGACGAAATCCGCCTGAGCTCGGTGCAGGAAGTCACCCTTTTCCGACTGGTGGGCGAGGCACTCACCAATGTGGACAAGCACGCTGGGGCAGCGTCGGCGGCAGTGCGAGTGACTTTTTCGGCCCAGGGCATCCACACCACGGTCAGTGACGACGGCCAGGGCTTTGACCCCGCTGCAGCGCAGGCCCTGTCCGCTCAGGGGCATCTGGGCCTGCTGGGCCTGCGCGAACGTGCCGCACTGGCTGGCGGCACGCTGGAAGTAGAGAGCCTGGCTGGCTATGGCACCCAGGTCCGTATCTGGCTCCCGCTGTAA
- a CDS encoding desiccation-associated late embryogenesis abundant protein has translation MGRYDRRRNRDNDSSFGSLVVFGVVLGAGIYLLTREQNRRAIDAKLAELGLKDTVDELGSSVAKGWEQTKQAAAGGGTLSEKVANVKDAAATAAKDVADTAKDNQADVQAAGKQLKADAQDAVADAQDKAADLADQAKTKGEELKGKAEDAADDAKKAVAKGTEGAKAKAEDLKDAAQVKAEEVKDAAQQKADQAKDKADQVAKDVKDTAKEASDTAQANKDSKPEWPYSREGGVADNKGNSDKSNERKF, from the coding sequence ATGGGACGATACGACAGACGCCGTAACCGCGATAACGATTCTTCTTTTGGCAGCCTGGTGGTGTTCGGGGTGGTGCTGGGTGCAGGCATTTACCTGCTGACGCGCGAACAGAACCGCCGTGCCATTGACGCTAAATTGGCCGAACTGGGCCTCAAGGACACGGTAGACGAACTGGGTTCCAGCGTGGCTAAGGGCTGGGAACAGACCAAGCAAGCTGCCGCCGGAGGTGGCACCCTGAGCGAGAAAGTCGCCAACGTGAAGGACGCCGCTGCAACTGCCGCCAAGGACGTGGCCGACACTGCCAAAGACAACCAGGCCGATGTGCAGGCCGCAGGTAAGCAGCTCAAGGCCGATGCTCAAGACGCCGTCGCTGACGCCCAGGACAAGGCTGCTGACCTGGCCGATCAGGCCAAGACCAAAGGCGAAGAGCTGAAGGGTAAAGCCGAAGATGCTGCCGACGATGCGAAGAAAGCAGTCGCCAAGGGCACCGAAGGCGCCAAAGCGAAAGCTGAGGACCTGAAGGACGCCGCTCAGGTCAAGGCCGAAGAGGTCAAGGACGCTGCTCAGCAGAAAGCTGACCAAGCCAAGGACAAGGCCGATCAGGTCGCCAAGGATGTCAAAGATACGGCCAAAGAAGCCAGTGATACGGCGCAGGCCAATAAGGACAGCAAGCCTGAGTGGCCCTACAGCCGCGAGGGTGGCGTAGCCGACAACAAGGGCAACAGCGACAAATCCAACGAACGCAAGTTCTAA
- the aat gene encoding leucyl/phenylalanyl-tRNA--protein transferase gives MPTALTFLNHPDAVVSAVAAGYAQGGFLMDMDAGPQWYTVDTRALVPLTEAEGLHVPRRLRRQLGRFEVRRNSAYLDVLDGCRGRLPGSPQREDGEWISDAMVEVYEQLHLAGLSHSFEVWQNGQLAGGVMGIALGGVFFAESKFHRVTDASKVALVRLAEHLHAQGFTVLDAQIQNDHIARLGVYEIRAEEFSALMPTALAIDAEF, from the coding sequence ATGCCTACCGCGCTGACGTTCTTAAATCACCCCGACGCCGTCGTCTCGGCGGTGGCGGCAGGCTACGCCCAGGGCGGCTTTCTGATGGATATGGATGCTGGGCCGCAGTGGTACACGGTGGATACTCGTGCGCTGGTTCCACTGACCGAGGCTGAGGGCCTGCACGTGCCCCGGCGGCTGCGCCGCCAGCTGGGGCGCTTTGAGGTCAGGCGCAATTCGGCTTACTTGGACGTGCTGGACGGCTGCCGGGGCCGCTTGCCAGGGAGTCCCCAACGTGAGGACGGCGAGTGGATCAGCGACGCGATGGTGGAAGTGTATGAGCAGCTACACCTGGCGGGCCTGAGTCATTCTTTCGAGGTGTGGCAGAATGGGCAGCTGGCCGGAGGCGTAATGGGCATTGCGCTGGGCGGAGTCTTTTTTGCCGAAAGCAAGTTTCACCGTGTCACCGACGCCTCCAAGGTGGCGCTTGTCCGGCTGGCAGAACACCTGCACGCTCAGGGCTTCACCGTGCTGGACGCTCAGATTCAGAACGACCATATCGCCCGGCTGGGCGTATATGAGATCCGCGCGGAGGAATTCTCGGCACTGATGCCTACCGCGCTGGCCATTGACGCTGAATTTTGA
- a CDS encoding DUF1517 domain-containing protein, which produces MARKAQRTQQFGRGLVVLSLSALLGLMPAALDTGWSSAQAQSGGGFGGSSSGGFSGGGGGGFSGGGYSGGGYSGGGYSGGGGFFPVPMGGPVIIGGGGGGGSIIGLVMFGMVMMMVMGSMQRAMRGGGARGLSSGGMEDIGARAVLVQVALTHGDEVKAALQDVARRGDPDSDEGLARMIQEAALVVLRQRARWTYGRVAVAGGGPREIEGQVGAWATQARAAFTQQTTSHYQDNLDSSAFRQDTGYTYEREPGDLYLVVTIAVAAHAFPELGQTEMPNARELEAVLQGISGVSGRNLIRGEVIWSPDAEGEFLSEDETIMKYGELSKI; this is translated from the coding sequence ATGGCACGCAAGGCGCAAAGAACACAGCAATTTGGCAGAGGTCTGGTGGTGCTGTCACTCAGCGCCCTGCTGGGCCTGATGCCCGCCGCGCTAGACACGGGTTGGTCGTCCGCGCAGGCCCAATCGGGCGGCGGCTTCGGTGGGAGCAGCAGCGGCGGTTTCTCTGGCGGAGGTGGCGGTGGCTTCTCCGGGGGTGGTTACTCAGGCGGTGGCTATTCGGGTGGAGGGTACTCCGGCGGTGGTGGCTTTTTCCCTGTCCCGATGGGCGGCCCGGTCATTATCGGTGGCGGTGGCGGTGGCGGCAGCATCATCGGTCTGGTGATGTTCGGCATGGTCATGATGATGGTGATGGGGTCAATGCAGCGGGCCATGCGCGGTGGCGGTGCACGTGGCCTCTCGAGTGGTGGGATGGAAGATATAGGTGCGCGCGCCGTGTTGGTGCAGGTGGCGCTGACCCACGGCGATGAAGTCAAGGCGGCCCTGCAAGATGTAGCGCGGCGCGGCGACCCCGATAGCGACGAGGGCCTGGCCCGCATGATTCAAGAAGCGGCGCTGGTCGTGTTGCGCCAGCGTGCCCGCTGGACCTATGGCCGGGTGGCCGTGGCCGGGGGTGGTCCCCGTGAGATTGAGGGACAGGTGGGCGCCTGGGCCACGCAGGCCCGCGCGGCCTTTACTCAGCAGACCACCAGCCACTATCAGGACAATCTGGACAGCTCAGCTTTCCGGCAGGACACCGGTTACACCTATGAACGCGAGCCAGGTGATCTCTATTTGGTCGTGACCATCGCTGTGGCGGCCCACGCTTTCCCGGAGCTGGGTCAGACTGAAATGCCCAACGCCCGTGAGCTGGAAGCTGTCTTGCAAGGGATCAGCGGCGTATCGGGCCGCAACCTGATTCGCGGCGAAGTGATCTGGAGTCCCGATGCCGAGGGTGAATTCCTCAGCGAAGACGAAACCATCATGAAATATGGTGAACTGAGTAAGATCTGA